One part of the Pogoniulus pusillus isolate bPogPus1 chromosome 8, bPogPus1.pri, whole genome shotgun sequence genome encodes these proteins:
- the NCF2 gene encoding LOW QUALITY PROTEIN: neutrophil cytosol factor 2 (The sequence of the model RefSeq protein was modified relative to this genomic sequence to represent the inferred CDS: substituted 2 bases at 2 genomic stop codons), giving the protein MSLVETIRLWQEGVCAADRKEWRAALEAFTAVQNPPAKICFNIGCVHLVLGSLAQAEEAFTQSIGCDRHLAVAYFQRATVFYRRQNHGKAIADFKEALAQLRGNQLIDYKILGLRYRLFACEILYNMALVYATMEDWKTAEEHLTLATNLKSEPQHNKIDRAMEAILKQKVCELVAIPAGKLFRPNEKQVAQLEKKDYLGKATVVASVVDKDDFSGFAPLQPPASGPPPRPRTPETLRALQGQPHRVLFEFIPETAEELQVLPGNIVFVLKKEKDNWATVMFNGKKGIVPCNFLEPMELQNKLHIQVRRPNSEEASLEAEIPESPSSAPPEKPRRPAPGEAEXNXKGQECPREAEATTASPHVLKVHYKYTVALQVKPDFSCTELLEMVCKKLELQPEHTQLRYKPAESQALVTLSTDNLQVAWSQSKDNCLTVWCDSTEGEGFLLDSKPEESLQEATPEEMRQIQVIAQHNYEATQPEDLEFQAGDVILVLSKVNEDWLEGQCNGKIGIFPSAFVQRSNTEDLEM; this is encoded by the exons ATGTCCCTGGTGGAGACGATCCGGCTGTGGCAAGAAGGAGTGTGTGCAGCCGACAGGAAGGAGTGGAGGGCAGCCCTGGAAGCCTTCACAGCTGTGCAGAACCCTCCTGCCAAGATCTGCTTCAACATTGGCTGCGTCCACCTCGTTCTggggagcctggcccaggcGGAGGAG gctttcacCCAGAGCATTGGCTGCGACAGACACCTGGCTGTGGCTTATTTCCAGCGGGCAACGGTGTTTTACCGGAGGCAGAA ccatgGAAAGGCCATTGCAGACTTTAAGGAAGCCCTGGCCCAGCTGCGAGGCAATCAGCTCATCGACTACAAGATCCTGGGCTTGCGGTACAGGCTCTTTGCTTGCGAG ATACTCTACAACATGGCACTGGTGTACGCCACGATGGAGGACTGGAAGACAGCCGAGGAGCACCTGACACTGGCCACCAACTTGAAGAGTGAGCCCCAGCACAACAAGATTGACAGGGCAATGGAAGCCATCCTG aagcagaaggtCTGTGAGCTGGTGGCCATTCCTGCGGGGAAGCTGTTCAGACCAAACGAAAAGCAAGTGGCTCAGCTGGAGAAGAAGGACTACCTGGGAAAAGCTACG GTGGTGGCATCTGTGGTGGACAAGGATGACTTCtcaggctttgctccactccAACCACCG GCCTCTGGTCCTCCACCCAGGCCCAGGACTCCAGAAACCCTCAG AGCCCTCCAAGGACAGCCACACCGTGTCCTGTTTGAGTTCATCCCTGAGactgctgaagagctgcaggtCCTGCCAGGAAACATTGTCTTTGTcctgaagaaagagaaggacaaCTGGGCGACAGTGATGTTCAACGGGAAG AAAGGGATCGTCCCCTGCAACTTCCTCGAGCCCATGGAGCTCCAGAACAAGCTGCATATTCAGGTGAGGAGGCCAAACAGT GAAGAAGCCTCTCTTGAAGCAGAGATCCCAGagtcacccagctctgcccctccaGAGAAGCCAAGGCGGCCGGCACCAGGTGAAGCTGAATGAAACTGAAAGGGACAGGAGTGCCCTAGG GAGGCTGAAGCTACCACTGCCAGCCCCCACGTCCTCAAGGTGCACTACAAGTACACAGTGGCCCTGCAAGTCAAGCCAGACTTCTCTTGTACAGAGCTCCTGGAGATGGTGTGCAAAAAACtggagctccagcctgagcacacACAGCTAAG GTATAAGCCTGCGGAGAGCCAAGCGCTGGTGACTCTCAGCACAGACAACCTGCAGGTGGCTTGGAGCCAAAGCAAGGACAACTGTCTGACAGTCTGGTGTGACAGCACAGAG GGAGAGGGCTTTTTACTGGACAGCAAACCAGAGGAGTCACTGCAGGAGGCAACGCCAGAGGAGATGAGACAAATCCAGGTTATAGCACAGCACAACTACGAAGCCACTCAACCTGAAGACCTGGAGTTTCAGGCAGGAGATGTGATACTTGTTTTATCCAAAG TGAATGAAGACTGGTTAGAGGGCCAATGCAATGGGAAGATAGGTATCTTCCCATCAGCTTTTGTTCAAAGGTCTAACACTGAGGACCTGGAGATGTGA